From the genome of Eucalyptus grandis isolate ANBG69807.140 chromosome 2, ASM1654582v1, whole genome shotgun sequence, one region includes:
- the LOC104433052 gene encoding LOW QUALITY PROTEIN: vacuolar iron transporter 1-like (The sequence of the model RefSeq protein was modified relative to this genomic sequence to represent the inferred CDS: inserted 1 base in 1 codon), whose amino-acid sequence MAESGRVDLEKQRLLLGDHEEKHFMSSEVVRDIIIGVSDGLTVPFALAAGLSGAQVKSRIILIAGIAEVVAGAISMGLGGYLAAKSEADHYARELKREQEEIVNVPDIEAAEIAEILSQYGVEPHEYEPVVNALRRNPQXWLDFMMKFELGLEEPDPLRALWSAITIALSYAVGGMVPLSPYVILPIAQHALIASVVVTILALLVFGFIKGYFTGNQPFKSAFQTALIGAVASAAAFSIAKLFRA is encoded by the exons ATGGCGGAAAGTGGGCGTGTAGACCTAGAGAAGCAGAGGCTGCTTCTGGGAGACCATGAGGAGAAGCACTTCATGTCCAGCGAGGTTGTCCGGGACATCATCATTGGCGTCTCCGACGGCCTCACCGTCCCTTTCGCACTCGCTGCCGGCTTGTCCGGGGCTCAAGTGAAGTCACGCATCATCCTCATCGCCGGGATTGCCGAAGTTGTGGCCGGCGCTATTTCTATGGGACTTGGAGG GTATCTAGCGGCAAAGAGCGAAGCTGATCATTATGCGAGGGAGCTCAAGAGAGAGCAAGAAGAGATCGTCAATGTCCCTGACATAG AGGCCGCTGAGATCGCAGAGATCCTCTCGCAGTACGGCGTGGAGCCACATGAGTACGAGCCCGTAGTGAATGCTTTGAGGAGGAATCCCC AATGGCTAGATTTCATGATGAA GTTCGAGCTTGGGCTTGAGGAGCCGGACCCGCTGAGAGCCCTGTGGAGTGCGATCACGATAGCGCTTTCATATGCCGTGGGCGGGATGGTGCCGTTGTCGCCGTACGTGATCCTACCGATTGCGCAACATGCCCTGATCGCGTCGGTTGTAGTGACCATACTCGCCTTGCTCGTCTTTGGGTTCATCAAGGGCTACTTCACCGGGAATCAACCCTTCAAGAGTGCTTTCCAAACCGCTCTAATCGGCGCGGTTGCATCTGCCGCTGCTTTCAGCATAGCTAAACTCTTTAGGGCATGA
- the LOC104435433 gene encoding vacuolar iron transporter 1 — protein MADANENGNNLEPEKRALLNHHTESHFTAGEIVRDIIIGVSDGLTVPFALAAGLSGANAPSSIVLTAGVAEVAAGAISMGLGGYLAAKSEADHYSREFKREQAEIISVPDTEAAEVAEILAQYDLEPHEYWPVVNALRKKPQAWLEFMMKFELGLEKPDPRRALQSALTIAVSYVLGGLVPLGPYALVPRATDALVASVVLTLIALLIFGYVKGRFTGDKPFRSALQTALVGAIASAAAFGLAKAVQAI, from the exons ATGGCGGACGCAAACGAGAACGGGAACAATCTGGAGCCGGAGAAGCGGGCGCTCCTAAACCATCACACGGAGTCCCACTTCACCGCCGGCGAGATCGTCCGCGACATCATCATCGGCGTCTCCGACGGCCTGACCGTCCCCttcgccctcgccgccggcctctCCGGCGCCAACGCCCCCTCCTCCATCGTCCTCACCGCCGGCGTCGCCGAGGTCGCAGCCGGCGCCATCTCCATGGGTCTCGGCGG GTATCTTGCAGCTAAAAGTGAGGCAGACCACTACTCGAGGGAATTCAAAAGAGAGCAAGCAGAGATCATCAGTGTTCCTGATACTG AAGCGGCTGAGGTGGCAGAAATATTGGCACAATACGATTTAGAGCCACATGAATACTGGCCGGTGGTGAATGCACTGAGGAAGAAGCCTCAAGCCTGGCTCGAGTTCATGATGAA GTTTGAGCTGGGATTGGAGAAGCCAGACCCAAGAAGAGCATTACAGAGCGCGCTCACGATTGCTGTATCCTACGTATTGGGTGGATTGGTGCCTCTCGGGCCTTACGCGTTGGTCCCAAGAGCCACAGACGCTCTGGTTGCATCTGTTGTCCTCACTCTCATTGCTCTGCTCATCTTCGGCTACGTCAAGGGCCGTTTCACTGGTGATAAGCCCTTCCGAAGTGCTCTGCAAACTGCCCTCGTCGGTGCCATTGCCTCCGCGGCCGCTTTCGGCCTGGCCAAGGCTGTTCAGGCAATATAA
- the LOC104433051 gene encoding heat stress transcription factor A-8, with protein MVKPSGGGGDRGPPLAPFLSKCYEMVEDEATDPIIAWGSAGDTFVIWDITQFTLQLLPHYFKHSNFSSFMRQLNIYGFRKVDSDRWEFANDGFIKDQKHMLKNIRRRKNVQVVDQKKSLQKQDNSVEEVDKIKIDGLWKEVENLKIDKTVLSLELGKVRQLQETSDNKLVLLRDRVQGMENNQQQMLSFLVMAMQNPGFLVQLVKLKDNHCRVTEMGNMLEPQGAESGSWISEGTIVKYQPPTDGKTNPELSPLSGLGETPKSGPSFDGTRDVLMNNDLMSMLMNEKFSLDTPLIFPDSPDDNAWEKLLLACPFIESASEKRQDNEGPNYLGMETEPAFSGASSVSTDFEALMRMMGNPQEAETESDVDGDDWEDAPNVDFLAEQLEYLASKA; from the exons ATGGTGAAgccgagcggcggcggcggcgatcgggGCCCCCCGCTGGCGCCGTTCCTCAGCAAGTGCTACGAGATGGTGGAGGACGAGGCGACCGACCCCATCATCGCGTGGGGGAGCGCCGGCGACACCTTCGTCATCTGGGACATCACTCAATTCACCCTCCAGTTGCTCCCCCACTACTTCAAGCACTCCAACTTCTCCAGCTTCATGCGCCAGCTCAACATCTAC GGTTTCAGAAAAGTTGATTCAGATCGTTGGGAATTCGCAAATGATGGATTCATCAAAGATCAAAAGCATATGTTGAAGAATATACGCAGGAGGAAGAATGTTCAGGTTGTGGATCAGAAAAAATCATTGCAGAAGCAGGATAATTCCGTTGAAGAAGtcgataaaattaaaatagatGGGCTTTGgaaagaagttgaaaatttgAAGATTGATAAGACAGTCCTTTCGCTGGAGTTAGGTAAAGTTAGACAGCTCCAGGAAACTTCAGATAATAAATTGGTCCTCCTGAGAGACCGTGTTCAGGGAATGGAAAATAATCAGCAGCAGATGTTGTCATTCTTAGTAATGGCAATGCAAAACCCAGGGTTCTTGGTTCAGCTGGTCAAGCTGAAAGACAATCACTGTCGCGTGACTGAAATGGGTAACATGCTGGAACCACAAGGAGCAGAAAGTGGATCATGGATTTCTGAGGGAACAATAGTGAAGTACCAGCCTCCAACTGATGGAAAAACAAACCCTGAATTATCCCCGTTATCAGGCTTGGGGGAAACGCCAAAATCTGGTCCTTCTTTTGATGGGACAAGGGATGTTTTAATGAACAACGATCTTATGTCGATGCTCATGAATGAAAAATTCTCTTTGGATACTCCACTGATATTTCCAGACTCTCCTGATGACAATGCATGGGAAAAACTGCTTTTAGCTTGTCCTTTTATTGAGAGCGCCAGTGAGAAAAGGCAAGACAATGAAGGACCCAATTATTTGGGCATGGAGACAGAACCAGCATTTTCTGGAGCGAGCTCAGTCTCTACTGATTTTGAAGCTTTAATGAGAATGATGGGGAACCCTCAGGAAGCTGAGACTGAGTCAGATGTTGATGGAGATGATTGGGAGGATGctccaaatgttgattttctagCGGAGCAACTGGAATACTTGGCTTCCAAGGCTTGA